The following proteins are co-located in the Thermodesulfobacteriota bacterium genome:
- a CDS encoding zf-HC2 domain-containing protein, which yields MNEMNCDKCSELLIEYMDGELSPEEAALVRSHVEACPECLREYEDYAEIRRTASEHAHAPELSPETVSALVRTAKDSVSRDRKPFWKRFAFSPFLVPALSSAIALSVWFYYGSTGTHTPTIDTASRNVLAERVEEPMSAGSGADDMKPAAQAPKRERSLTPDKELRARSYGEADAMTERKAAAPATPPAPMAARGDAAPAESARMSTPEEIRKMEAPSGAEREEMSALEDSSENETAALYSADASGEYDEPLKTALRRQKSGDCATSIRTLEGLLASRPEPPLEVQTVSYRSLAECYEEKGDFDKAVYSYECLARLSPEDAPHARARIAELKKAHGTVAATPAPTVTPVN from the coding sequence ATGAACGAGATGAACTGCGATAAGTGCAGCGAGCTATTGATCGAATACATGGACGGCGAGCTCTCCCCCGAAGAAGCAGCGCTCGTCAGGTCCCACGTAGAGGCCTGCCCCGAATGCCTCCGCGAGTACGAGGACTACGCCGAAATAAGGCGCACGGCTTCCGAGCACGCCCATGCCCCCGAGCTCTCGCCCGAAACCGTATCCGCCCTCGTGCGCACTGCGAAGGACAGCGTCTCCAGGGACCGTAAGCCCTTCTGGAAAAGGTTCGCTTTCTCGCCGTTCCTGGTCCCTGCCCTGTCCTCGGCGATTGCGCTTTCCGTATGGTTCTACTACGGGAGCACGGGCACGCATACTCCCACCATCGACACCGCCTCGAGAAACGTGCTGGCCGAGAGGGTCGAAGAGCCGATGTCCGCCGGCTCCGGTGCTGACGACATGAAGCCCGCCGCACAGGCTCCGAAACGCGAAAGGTCTCTGACTCCGGATAAGGAGCTCCGCGCCCGGTCCTACGGCGAGGCCGACGCCATGACGGAACGGAAAGCCGCCGCACCTGCCACGCCCCCCGCACCGATGGCCGCGCGTGGCGACGCCGCTCCGGCGGAGTCCGCACGTATGAGCACACCGGAGGAAATACGGAAGATGGAAGCCCCCTCCGGCGCGGAGCGCGAGGAGATGTCAGCCCTCGAAGACTCGTCCGAAAACGAGACTGCAGCCCTTTACTCGGCTGATGCCTCGGGCGAATACGACGAGCCGCTCAAGACTGCCCTCCGCCGGCAGAAGTCCGGCGACTGCGCCACTTCGATACGAACGCTCGAAGGCCTTCTCGCGTCGCGCCCCGAGCCGCCGCTCGAAGTCCAAACCGTCTCCTACCGCTCGCTCGCCGAGTGCTACGAAGAGAAGGGCGACTTCGACAAGGCCGTCTACAGCTACGAGTGTCTCGCGCGGCTGTCTCCCGAAGACGCCCCCCACGCCCGCGCGCGCATAGCCGAGCTAAAAAAAGCGCACGGCACTGTTGCCGCCACCCCCGCCCCGACCGTAACGCCAGTGAATTGA
- a CDS encoding sigma-70 family RNA polymerase sigma factor, producing the protein MFGIKKKSGLSDEEEMKRFQNGDESGFGVLLTCHGPGVLRFIRKMTGVDAARAEDLLQEVFVKVIERRGHYDPGRKFTTWLYSIARNHCIDFLRTESFRRHGSLDAPISADGEGGAVVIDMIRGGERAQDERVFDREVRDVLDEGLGGLKEEFREVFLLREVEGLSLDEIAAVTGSPLGTVKSRLRYAYRDLRRAFTESGYFDERRKARGA; encoded by the coding sequence GTGTTCGGAATAAAAAAGAAAAGCGGGCTCTCGGACGAAGAAGAGATGAAGAGGTTCCAAAACGGCGACGAGTCGGGCTTCGGCGTCCTTCTCACGTGCCACGGCCCGGGCGTGCTGAGATTCATAAGGAAAATGACCGGCGTAGACGCCGCGCGCGCCGAAGACCTCCTCCAGGAGGTCTTCGTGAAGGTGATAGAACGGCGCGGGCATTACGACCCCGGCCGGAAATTCACCACGTGGCTCTACAGCATCGCCCGGAACCACTGCATAGATTTCCTCAGGACCGAAAGCTTCAGGAGGCATGGCTCGCTCGATGCGCCCATCTCGGCAGACGGCGAAGGCGGCGCCGTCGTCATAGATATGATAAGGGGAGGAGAAAGAGCCCAGGACGAGAGGGTATTCGACCGCGAGGTGAGAGACGTCCTCGACGAAGGCCTCGGCGGTCTCAAAGAAGAATTCAGAGAGGTCTTCCTGCTCCGCGAAGTCGAGGGCTTATCACTCGACGAGATAGCCGCCGTCACGGGCTCCCCGCTCGGCACCGTAAAGAGCCGCCTGAGATACGCCTACAGGGACCTCCGGCGCGCCTTCACGGAATCCGGCTATTTCGACGAAAGGCGGAAGGCGAGGGGTGCTTAA